From the genome of Rana temporaria chromosome 8, aRanTem1.1, whole genome shotgun sequence:
gcGCTCACCTTTGTGAATTTTCTGATGTCTAACAAGAGCTACTTTTttagtgaaagatttcccacactctgaacatgaataaggacgctcacctgtgtgaattctcttgtGTTCAACAAGGACTTTCGGACGAGTaaaagatttcccacactctgaacatgaataaggacgctcaccagtgtgacctgtctggtgttcAACAAGGGTTCCTTtttgagtgaaagatttcccgcacactgaacatgaataagggcgctcacctgtgtgaattctctggtgtctaacAAGGACTTCCTGAcgattgaaagatttcccgcaccctgaacatgaataaggacgctcacccgtgtgaattctctggtgccgAATACGTTTTTCTTtctgagtgaaacatttcccgcactctgaacatgaataagggcgctcacctgtgtgaattctctggtgtctaacAAGGACTTCCTGAcgattgaaagatttcccgcactctaaacatgaatagggacgctcacctgtgtgacttATCTGGTGCATAACAAGGGCCCTTTtatgagtgaaagatttcccacactctaAACATGAATAAGGGCGATCACCCGTGTGAACTCTCTGGTGATAAATAAGATTTCCTTTCCGAGTGAAAgattttccgcactctgaacatgagaatAGATTGTCACCTCGGTGAACTCCTTCATGGGGTGAGGAAGATTCCTCGGGATTAGAAGGATCTGTT
Proteins encoded in this window:
- the LOC120909527 gene encoding gastrula zinc finger protein XlCGF64.1-like isoform X1; its protein translation is MEEVKIIMKSEQDGNSPRIDTTDGCDVRNSSDRHLLLSADCKSEDNVITQDPPGGNPNTQNIHHRPSCLETSMDPSDQGESSHQSHTMIVNIHVRSHTADRSTDPSNPEESSSPHEGVHRGDNLFSCSECGKSFTRKGNLIYHQRVHTGDRPYSCLECGKSFTHKRALVMHQISHTGERPYSCLECGKSFNRQEVLVRHQRIHTGERPYSCSECGKCFTQKEKRIRHQRIHTGERPYSCSGCGKSFNRQEVLVRHQRIHTGERPYSCSVCGKSFTQKGTLVEHQTGHTGERPYSCSECGKSFTRPKVLVEHKRIHTGERPYSCSECGKSFTKKVALVRHQKIHKGERSYSCSECGKSFNKKDYLVRHQRSHKSDRR
- the LOC120909527 gene encoding gastrula zinc finger protein XlCGF64.1-like isoform X2; translated protein: MEEVKIIMKSEQDGNSPRIDTNGCDVRNSSDRHLLLSADCKSEDNVITQDPPGGNPNTQNIHHRPSCLETSMDPSDQGESSHQSHTMIVNIHVRSHTADRSTDPSNPEESSSPHEGVHRGDNLFSCSECGKSFTRKGNLIYHQRVHTGDRPYSCLECGKSFTHKRALVMHQISHTGERPYSCLECGKSFNRQEVLVRHQRIHTGERPYSCSECGKCFTQKEKRIRHQRIHTGERPYSCSGCGKSFNRQEVLVRHQRIHTGERPYSCSVCGKSFTQKGTLVEHQTGHTGERPYSCSECGKSFTRPKVLVEHKRIHTGERPYSCSECGKSFTKKVALVRHQKIHKGERSYSCSECGKSFNKKDYLVRHQRSHKSDRR